A stretch of Vulpes lagopus strain Blue_001 chromosome 20, ASM1834538v1, whole genome shotgun sequence DNA encodes these proteins:
- the S100B gene encoding protein S100-B isoform X1 yields MDAGTTAAVEPLTMSQLEKAALALLDVFQQYSARAGGGRRLRKADVKELIGSELAHFLEEIKEQEVVDKVMETLDSDGDGECDFQEFVAFVAMVTTACHEFFEHE; encoded by the exons ATGGATGCAGGGACGACGGCAGCTGTGGAGCCACTGAC GATGTCGCAGCTGGAGAAGGCGGCGCTGGCCCTGCTCGACGTGTTCCAGCAGTACtcggcgcgggcgggcggcgggcgcagGCTGAGGAAGGCCGACGTCAAGGAGCTCATCGGCAGCGAGCTCGCCCACTTCCTGGAG GAGATCAAGGAGCAGGAGGTCGTGGACAAGGTCATGGAGACGCTGGACAGTGACGGAGACGGCGAGTGCGACTTCCAGGAGTTCGTGGCCTTCGTGGCTATGGTCACCACCGCCTGCCACGAGTTCTTCGAGCACGAGTGA
- the S100B gene encoding protein S100-B isoform X2 yields the protein MSQLEKAALALLDVFQQYSARAGGGRRLRKADVKELIGSELAHFLEEIKEQEVVDKVMETLDSDGDGECDFQEFVAFVAMVTTACHEFFEHE from the exons ATGTCGCAGCTGGAGAAGGCGGCGCTGGCCCTGCTCGACGTGTTCCAGCAGTACtcggcgcgggcgggcggcgggcgcagGCTGAGGAAGGCCGACGTCAAGGAGCTCATCGGCAGCGAGCTCGCCCACTTCCTGGAG GAGATCAAGGAGCAGGAGGTCGTGGACAAGGTCATGGAGACGCTGGACAGTGACGGAGACGGCGAGTGCGACTTCCAGGAGTTCGTGGCCTTCGTGGCTATGGTCACCACCGCCTGCCACGAGTTCTTCGAGCACGAGTGA